Proteins from a single region of Flaviflexus salsibiostraticola:
- the arcC gene encoding carbamate kinase: MRIVAALGGNALLERGQKPDAAPQIENVRKAVDSLGLLADDHELVLTHGNGPQVGVLALQSANDDTLSEPYPFDTLGAMTQGMIGYWMLQALQNRLPDRPVASIINQTLVLAGDPAFDNPTKFVGAVYTEDEAKVFERERGWVMREDGKYWRRVVASPMPQRIIETRIIRTLVDTGAVVVCSGGGGIPVIRDEKGNRVGIEAVIDKDLTGSVLAEALDADMFMILTDVPAVLDNYGTPEETEIRSATPAMMRSKGFAAGSMGPKVEAACRFVELTGNVAAIGRLEDAVKIINGEAGTLITPGGFYGGIVDGRPSTFTTDN, translated from the coding sequence ATGAGGATTGTTGCAGCTCTCGGTGGCAACGCTCTTCTCGAGCGCGGCCAGAAGCCGGACGCTGCCCCGCAGATCGAGAACGTGAGGAAGGCTGTCGACTCCCTCGGGCTGCTGGCAGATGACCACGAGCTCGTCCTCACGCACGGCAACGGCCCTCAGGTCGGCGTTCTCGCCCTCCAGTCGGCTAACGACGACACGCTGTCCGAGCCCTATCCCTTCGACACGCTCGGTGCGATGACGCAGGGCATGATCGGGTACTGGATGCTTCAGGCACTCCAGAACAGGCTGCCCGATCGTCCTGTCGCATCGATCATCAACCAGACCCTGGTCCTCGCCGGCGACCCGGCCTTCGACAACCCGACGAAGTTCGTCGGAGCGGTGTACACCGAGGACGAGGCGAAGGTCTTCGAGCGGGAGCGCGGCTGGGTCATGCGCGAGGACGGCAAGTACTGGCGTCGCGTGGTCGCCTCCCCGATGCCGCAGCGGATCATCGAGACGCGGATCATCCGCACGCTCGTCGACACGGGTGCTGTGGTGGTCTGCTCGGGCGGCGGCGGCATCCCCGTCATCCGCGATGAGAAGGGCAACCGCGTCGGCATCGAGGCCGTCATCGACAAGGACCTGACGGGCTCAGTCCTCGCCGAAGCTCTCGACGCGGACATGTTCATGATCCTCACGGACGTGCCCGCGGTGCTCGACAACTACGGAACCCCGGAGGAGACCGAGATCCGCTCGGCCACCCCGGCGATGATGCGGTCGAAGGGATTCGCCGCGGGGTCGATGGGTCCCAAGGTCGAAGCTGCATGCCGCTTCGTCGAACTGACCGGCAACGTCGCGGCCATCGGCCGCCTCGAGGATGCCGTGAAGATCATCAACGGTGAGGCGGGCACGCTCATCACGCCCGGAGGCTTCTACGGCGGAATCGTCGACGGCCGGCCGAGCACATTCACAACAGACAACTGA
- a CDS encoding serine/threonine protein kinase yields the protein MTKIVNSWNDFDPLKRVIVGKADFSVIPDEEPATSEKVPVDSEMRGMWGPRPTETVEKANEALDRLAKELESRGVIVDRPTPIQWNQAMITPDFRAQSGMTQMPPRDILLTMGNEIMASANSFRCRYFEYLAYWPLMNQYFEEDPEFLWTQAPRPRLTDKSYKHNYYDEKISIEERLERTANLDFVTTEVEPMWDAADVLRLGKDLFIQHGLTTNRKAMEWFKRYYPEHRVHAVNFPGDPYPIHIDATFVPLRPGLIINNPERRLPEAQRKIFEANDWQIVDAAQPAHTEPPPLCYSSVWLSMNCLVLDHKNVIVEASEVNQLEQMEKLGMNPIPVDFRDAYAFGGGLHCSTADVYREGSMEDYFPNQVDDPTLV from the coding sequence ATGACAAAAATTGTCAACTCATGGAACGACTTCGATCCGCTGAAGCGGGTCATCGTCGGCAAGGCTGATTTCTCGGTCATCCCCGATGAGGAGCCGGCAACCTCGGAGAAGGTGCCCGTCGATTCGGAGATGCGCGGAATGTGGGGCCCCCGCCCCACCGAGACCGTCGAGAAGGCCAATGAGGCGCTCGATCGCCTGGCGAAGGAGCTCGAGAGCCGCGGCGTCATCGTCGACCGCCCGACCCCGATCCAGTGGAACCAGGCCATGATCACCCCGGACTTCCGTGCACAGTCCGGCATGACCCAGATGCCTCCCCGCGACATCCTGCTCACCATGGGCAACGAGATCATGGCGTCGGCGAACTCCTTCCGCTGCCGCTACTTCGAGTACCTCGCATACTGGCCGCTCATGAACCAGTACTTCGAGGAGGATCCGGAGTTCCTCTGGACGCAGGCTCCCCGCCCGCGCCTCACCGACAAGTCGTACAAGCACAACTACTACGATGAGAAGATCTCGATCGAGGAGCGCCTCGAGCGCACCGCGAACCTGGACTTCGTCACGACCGAGGTAGAGCCCATGTGGGACGCGGCCGACGTGCTGCGCCTCGGCAAGGACCTCTTCATCCAGCACGGTCTCACGACCAACCGCAAGGCCATGGAGTGGTTCAAGCGCTACTACCCGGAGCACCGCGTCCACGCGGTCAACTTCCCCGGTGACCCCTACCCGATCCACATCGACGCGACCTTCGTGCCGCTCCGCCCGGGACTCATCATCAACAACCCCGAGCGCCGTCTGCCCGAAGCACAGCGGAAGATCTTCGAAGCCAACGATTGGCAGATCGTCGACGCGGCCCAGCCGGCTCACACCGAGCCGCCGCCCCTGTGCTACTCCTCGGTGTGGCTCTCGATGAACTGCCTCGTCCTCGATCACAAGAACGTGATCGTTGAGGCCTCCGAGGTCAACCAGCTGGAGCAGATGGAGAAGCTCGGCATGAACCCGATTCCGGTTGATTTCCGTGACGCCTACGCATTCGGCGGCGGTCTCCACTGCTCGACTGCCGACGTGTACCGCGAAGGCAGCATGGAGGACTACTTCCCGAATCAGGTCGACGACCCGACTCTCGTCTGA
- a CDS encoding proteasome accessory factor PafA2 family protein: MTGHPPRILGLETEYAIVADRIESVPGEDSAPLTPAESVTELFRGTRAHSRSTNRYLSNGGRLYVDLGSHPEYATAECASPRDAVLQDRAGEAMLRDLLTAANERLAGQNIRLHILKTNTDSADATFGCHENYQVARSTIEALDPGFISFLATRPILTGVGGVADGVHVLSRRAFHIQSVMSPDPTRSRPLIVTREEAHADASRFGRLQVTYGDSNIADTATEMKLRLTAAVLDFLEDGGSLADLELADPITALHDTSRLGPKAPVSLASGTTMTALAMQEEVLRRCAGQADLADVRFTLERLRAGDHGSISRSIDWLCKRALLDQAAARYGVPLSSPVIARIDLAYHDIDRDRGLAERLRRSGNMTRLVEDVEIEKACHTPPADTRAAVRGQFIAEADRLELSTSVSWTHVRLDSPPHPQIDLMDANASEDGRVDALIETMRALPPQNRSALARLKAGLGPLV, from the coding sequence GTGACGGGGCATCCTCCCCGCATCCTTGGTCTCGAGACTGAATACGCGATCGTCGCCGATCGCATCGAATCGGTCCCCGGCGAGGATTCGGCCCCGCTCACGCCCGCCGAGTCCGTCACCGAACTGTTCCGCGGCACGCGGGCTCACAGCCGGTCGACGAACCGGTATCTGAGCAACGGGGGCCGCCTCTACGTCGACCTCGGGTCACACCCTGAGTACGCGACGGCCGAATGCGCATCGCCGCGCGATGCGGTCCTCCAGGACCGCGCCGGCGAGGCCATGCTGCGCGATCTCCTGACAGCGGCGAATGAGCGGCTCGCCGGGCAGAACATCCGCCTCCATATTCTCAAGACGAACACCGACTCCGCCGACGCAACCTTCGGGTGCCACGAGAACTATCAGGTCGCCCGATCGACGATCGAGGCACTCGACCCCGGATTCATCTCTTTCCTCGCGACGCGCCCCATCCTCACCGGTGTCGGTGGCGTCGCCGACGGGGTCCACGTCCTCTCTCGACGTGCGTTCCACATCCAGTCCGTCATGTCCCCCGATCCGACACGGAGCCGCCCCCTCATCGTCACCCGCGAGGAGGCACACGCCGATGCGAGCCGTTTCGGCCGTCTTCAGGTCACCTACGGGGACTCCAACATCGCCGACACGGCGACGGAGATGAAGCTGCGGCTGACCGCCGCCGTCCTCGACTTCCTCGAGGACGGGGGATCGCTCGCCGATCTGGAGCTCGCCGATCCGATCACCGCACTCCACGACACGTCCCGACTCGGGCCGAAGGCACCCGTGTCGCTGGCGAGTGGGACGACGATGACGGCTCTGGCGATGCAGGAGGAGGTGCTCCGGCGCTGTGCGGGCCAGGCCGATCTCGCGGACGTCCGCTTCACCCTCGAACGGCTCCGAGCCGGTGACCACGGGAGCATCTCCCGGTCAATCGATTGGCTGTGCAAGCGCGCCCTTCTCGACCAGGCGGCCGCCCGGTACGGTGTCCCACTCTCCTCCCCTGTGATCGCCCGCATCGATCTCGCCTACCACGACATCGATCGCGACCGGGGGCTCGCCGAGCGCCTGCGGAGGTCGGGCAACATGACGCGTCTCGTGGAGGACGTCGAGATCGAGAAGGCTTGCCACACACCGCCGGCCGACACCCGGGCAGCCGTTCGAGGTCAGTTCATCGCGGAGGCCGACCGGCTCGAGCTGTCGACGTCGGTCTCGTGGACGCATGTCCGGCTCGACTCCCCGCCCCACCCGCAGATCGACCTCATGGACGCGAACGCGTCGGAGGATGGGCGGGTGGATGCGCTCATCGAGACGATGAGAGCCCTGCCGCCGCAGAACCGCAGTGCGCTGGCTCGCCTCAAGGCAGGTCTTGGACCGCTCGTCTGA
- a CDS encoding ubiquitin-like protein Pup: MTENQSFRRHDGDAPEGDAPAPLPPSAAGQDFSSVLDEIDDILEENVVEFVKGFIQEGGQ; encoded by the coding sequence ATGACAGAGAATCAGAGCTTCCGCCGCCACGACGGGGACGCGCCTGAGGGCGACGCACCGGCCCCCCTGCCGCCGTCCGCCGCAGGCCAGGACTTCAGCTCCGTCCTCGACGAGATCGACGACATCCTCGAGGAGAACGTCGTCGAGTTCGTCAAGGGCTTCATTCAGGAGGGCGGCCAGTGA
- the dop gene encoding depupylase/deamidase Dop produces MTVRRIMGIETEYGIVDPAGTHTAEEISLDLIAAYSHAVGDLGFVDDVAWDLAGEMPMLDTRNPIVDRRHIADRNRVHQVASLTAQERSWQRGTTKVLHNGARFYVDHGHPEYASPECISPRQAVIYDRAGELIMRRAMDRLQEETGSGAVVYKNNVDGKGAAYGCHENYLTSRSVPFDDIVEALVPFLVTRPVLVGAGRVGIGPASEEAGFQLSQRADYIETIVGPHTTYSRPIVNTRDEPHAEPHLHRRLHVITGDANCVPSNTLLKLGMTSLLLWVLETSGLPEEWKSLRLTDPVAAVRAVSRDLSLTEALELADGRRMTALEIQSVYQQTAQALVDQQINGYRPDVETLDILDRWRDTIGLLSDNWRKTVGDVEWATKLALLEARRERDGLAWDAPELAAMDLQWSDIRSGRSMPERLMERGVFETLEADEWIKEAEFTPPAGTRAWFRGELIRRFPEQVYSASWHSIVVELDGGRLIRIPMTSPIAGCLAHLEDRMGECSTVEDILTLVESAGQNILADPDVYAKGQP; encoded by the coding sequence ATGACTGTCCGACGAATCATGGGGATCGAGACTGAATACGGCATCGTCGATCCCGCGGGAACCCACACGGCCGAGGAGATCTCGCTCGACCTCATCGCCGCCTACTCCCACGCCGTGGGCGACCTCGGGTTCGTCGACGATGTCGCGTGGGACTTGGCAGGTGAGATGCCGATGCTCGATACGCGCAATCCCATCGTCGACCGCAGGCACATTGCAGACAGGAACAGGGTCCACCAGGTCGCCAGCCTCACGGCCCAGGAGCGCTCCTGGCAGCGGGGCACAACGAAGGTGCTCCACAATGGCGCGCGATTCTATGTCGACCACGGGCATCCCGAGTATGCGTCGCCCGAATGCATCAGCCCCCGCCAGGCTGTCATCTACGACCGTGCCGGCGAGCTCATCATGCGCCGCGCTATGGACAGACTGCAGGAGGAGACCGGCTCCGGCGCCGTCGTCTACAAGAACAACGTCGACGGCAAGGGCGCCGCATACGGCTGCCACGAGAACTACCTGACCTCGAGGTCGGTGCCGTTCGATGACATCGTCGAGGCACTCGTCCCCTTCCTCGTCACCCGCCCCGTTCTCGTCGGCGCCGGCCGGGTCGGCATCGGTCCCGCCTCGGAGGAGGCGGGCTTCCAACTCTCACAGCGCGCCGACTACATCGAGACGATCGTCGGCCCGCACACAACCTACAGCCGCCCCATCGTCAACACGAGGGACGAGCCGCACGCCGAGCCCCACCTCCACAGGCGACTCCACGTCATCACGGGTGACGCGAACTGCGTCCCCTCGAACACCCTCCTCAAGCTCGGCATGACGTCCCTGCTCCTCTGGGTGCTGGAGACGTCCGGCCTGCCCGAGGAGTGGAAGAGCCTGCGACTCACCGATCCCGTCGCCGCGGTCCGGGCCGTCTCGCGCGACCTCTCGCTGACCGAGGCGCTCGAGTTGGCGGACGGCAGACGGATGACGGCGCTGGAGATCCAGAGCGTCTACCAGCAAACCGCTCAGGCCCTGGTCGACCAACAGATCAACGGCTACCGCCCCGACGTGGAGACGCTCGACATCCTCGACAGATGGAGGGACACGATCGGGCTTCTCTCGGACAACTGGCGCAAGACCGTCGGTGACGTGGAGTGGGCGACCAAGCTGGCCCTCCTCGAGGCCCGTCGCGAGCGGGACGGGCTGGCGTGGGACGCTCCAGAGCTCGCGGCCATGGACCTGCAGTGGAGCGACATCCGCTCCGGCAGATCGATGCCGGAGCGGCTCATGGAGAGGGGCGTATTCGAGACCCTCGAGGCGGACGAATGGATTAAGGAAGCCGAGTTCACTCCACCTGCCGGGACCAGGGCCTGGTTCAGGGGCGAGCTCATCCGGCGGTTCCCCGAGCAGGTCTATTCAGCCTCCTGGCACTCCATCGTCGTCGAGCTCGACGGCGGCCGGCTCATCCGCATCCCTATGACGAGCCCAATCGCCGGGTGCCTCGCCCACCTCGAGGATCGAATGGGCGAGTGCTCGACCGTGGAGGACATCCTCACCCTCGTCGAGAGCGCGGGGCAGAACATCCTCGCCGACCCCGACGTCTACGCGAAAGGGCAACCATGA
- the arc gene encoding proteasome ATPase has translation MSPDYQTLARNNDRLASALRAARQELAAVHDQVRQLTETPNTFGVIAAVNRTARTVDAIVSGRKLRCSVAQTVPLACLSPGREVVLNEHMCVISSESFDDVGDLVMVTDFLDDARVTVRVRDEDEKVLRLAESLISAAGKPKVRPGDIVRADVRGGFAYERVEREDTEELMLEEVPDVDYEDVGGLTDEIASIRDSIEVPFLFPSHYRAHRLRAPKGILLYGPPGCGKTLIAKAVATSLARTAAATTGDVEARSFFISVKGPELLTKYVGETERQIRKIFSRARQRAKGGMPVIVFFDEMDSLFRTRGTGRSSDVETTIVPQLLAEIDGVEELDNVIVIGATNREDMIDPAIVRPGRLDVKIRISRPTRQGAADILAKYLVPDLPLDRGEVERAGSRESAVDTLIRTVVERLYVRDEDAAQVEVTFDSGDTEILYAHDFASGAMLANIVDRAKKLSIKDQLAGLPGGLSRRHMTVAVEDEVSENASLHSAGTLEDWERLIGRRGQRITRVHLLRKQ, from the coding sequence GTGTCGCCCGATTATCAGACGCTCGCACGGAATAACGATCGTCTCGCGTCTGCGCTGCGCGCCGCGCGCCAGGAGCTCGCGGCCGTCCACGACCAGGTGCGCCAGCTGACGGAGACACCCAATACTTTCGGCGTCATCGCCGCCGTCAATAGGACGGCACGGACGGTCGATGCCATCGTCAGCGGCCGCAAGCTCCGCTGCTCGGTCGCCCAGACGGTCCCACTCGCCTGTCTCTCTCCCGGCCGGGAGGTCGTGCTCAACGAGCACATGTGCGTCATCTCCAGCGAGAGCTTCGACGATGTCGGCGACCTCGTCATGGTGACGGACTTCCTCGATGACGCGAGGGTGACGGTGCGGGTGCGGGACGAGGACGAGAAGGTCCTGCGCCTCGCCGAGAGCCTCATCAGCGCCGCCGGCAAGCCCAAGGTCCGTCCCGGAGACATCGTCCGCGCCGACGTCCGCGGCGGCTTCGCCTATGAGCGGGTCGAGCGCGAGGATACCGAGGAGCTCATGCTCGAGGAGGTGCCCGACGTCGACTACGAGGACGTCGGCGGCCTCACCGACGAGATCGCGTCAATCCGGGATTCCATCGAGGTCCCGTTCCTGTTCCCCAGCCACTATCGGGCTCACCGCCTCCGCGCCCCGAAGGGGATCCTCCTCTACGGTCCGCCCGGATGCGGGAAGACACTCATCGCCAAGGCGGTGGCAACCTCGCTGGCGCGGACAGCGGCAGCGACGACGGGCGATGTCGAGGCCCGCTCCTTCTTCATCTCCGTCAAGGGCCCCGAGCTGCTGACGAAATACGTCGGCGAGACGGAGCGACAGATCCGCAAGATCTTCTCCCGTGCCCGGCAGCGCGCCAAGGGCGGGATGCCGGTCATCGTCTTCTTCGACGAGATGGACTCACTGTTCCGCACCCGCGGCACCGGCCGTTCCTCCGACGTCGAGACGACCATCGTCCCCCAGCTGCTCGCCGAGATCGATGGGGTCGAAGAGCTCGACAACGTCATCGTCATCGGTGCGACGAACCGGGAGGACATGATCGATCCGGCGATCGTCCGTCCGGGCCGGCTCGACGTCAAGATCCGCATCTCCCGCCCGACCAGGCAGGGAGCCGCCGACATCCTCGCGAAATACCTCGTTCCCGATCTTCCGCTCGACCGCGGCGAGGTCGAGCGCGCCGGATCGCGCGAGAGCGCCGTCGACACCCTCATCCGCACCGTCGTCGAGAGGCTCTATGTCCGAGACGAGGATGCGGCCCAGGTCGAGGTCACCTTCGACTCGGGCGACACCGAGATCCTCTACGCCCACGACTTCGCCTCCGGCGCGATGCTCGCCAACATCGTCGACCGGGCGAAGAAGCTGTCGATCAAAGACCAGCTGGCGGGCCTGCCTGGCGGCCTCTCCCGACGGCACATGACGGTCGCGGTCGAGGATGAGGTCAGCGAGAACGCGAGCCTCCACTCGGCTGGGACACTCGAGGACTGGGAGCGCCTCATCGGGCGCCGCGGCCAGCGGATCACCCGCGTTCACCTGCTGAGGAAACAATGA
- a CDS encoding TetR/AcrR family transcriptional regulator, giving the protein MTTPSLTKGEQRQRDLVRAAAEILREEGPGAVSHRKVAARASASLSATTYYFTGLDDLLGQAASLNFNGWIERAARVAAELENREPPTSMDDAVEIVLKSCLPSDAPLENHYLQLTAAAEYPAVRKVYDDNRSALDDAIGTVLAWMGSRLSARLVLAVVDGAAVEALSEGRDIRETARALVRELFVSMGEFAAD; this is encoded by the coding sequence ATGACGACGCCAAGTCTGACGAAAGGTGAGCAGAGGCAGCGGGACCTTGTCCGCGCGGCGGCCGAGATCCTCCGCGAGGAGGGCCCTGGAGCTGTTTCCCACCGCAAGGTCGCGGCGCGGGCCTCTGCCTCGCTGTCCGCGACGACGTATTATTTCACGGGCCTCGACGATCTTCTCGGACAAGCCGCCTCGCTGAATTTCAACGGGTGGATCGAGCGCGCGGCCCGTGTCGCGGCCGAGCTCGAGAACCGCGAGCCGCCGACGAGCATGGACGATGCGGTCGAGATCGTCCTCAAGTCCTGTCTGCCCTCTGATGCGCCCCTCGAGAACCACTACCTCCAGCTGACGGCTGCCGCCGAGTACCCCGCGGTTCGCAAGGTCTACGACGACAACAGGTCGGCTCTTGACGACGCGATCGGAACCGTCCTCGCGTGGATGGGGTCGAGGCTGTCGGCGCGACTCGTCCTCGCCGTCGTCGATGGGGCGGCCGTTGAGGCCCTATCCGAGGGTCGAGATATCCGTGAGACGGCACGAGCTCTCGTTCGCGAGCTCTTCGTCAGCATGGGGGAGTTCGCGGCCGACTAG
- a CDS encoding SDR family oxidoreductase, translating into MKHLIFGGHGRVALLASTILVGDGHTVTSIIRNPDHAADVERTGATPLVLDVETADREDLVEAMRGHDAIIWSAGAGGGNPARTRAVDLEAATRSMDAAKEAGVSRYVMVSYLNSRLDHGIPESEPFYTYAQSKAEADEHLRGSGLDYTILGPGSLTLEEPTGRITVIEGGATGSTDTSRGNVALAIAAALDSPASIGRTIGFIDGDTPIADVFS; encoded by the coding sequence ATGAAGCACCTGATCTTCGGAGGGCACGGCAGGGTTGCCCTGCTGGCCTCGACGATTCTCGTCGGGGACGGCCATACCGTCACCTCCATCATCCGCAACCCGGACCACGCGGCCGATGTCGAGAGGACTGGCGCGACCCCGCTCGTCCTCGACGTCGAGACCGCCGACAGGGAGGATCTCGTTGAGGCGATGCGAGGGCATGACGCCATCATCTGGTCGGCCGGCGCCGGCGGCGGAAACCCTGCCCGGACGAGGGCGGTCGACCTCGAGGCCGCGACACGGTCGATGGACGCAGCCAAGGAGGCGGGCGTCTCCCGCTACGTCATGGTGTCGTACCTGAACTCGCGCCTTGATCACGGCATCCCAGAATCGGAGCCGTTCTACACCTATGCCCAGTCGAAGGCGGAGGCCGATGAGCACCTGCGCGGTTCGGGACTCGACTACACGATCCTCGGCCCGGGCAGCCTCACCCTCGAGGAGCCGACCGGGCGGATCACGGTCATCGAGGGCGGCGCCACCGGGTCAACCGACACCTCACGCGGCAACGTCGCACTCGCCATCGCCGCCGCGTTGGACTCACCGGCCTCGATCGGCAGGACGATCGGATTCATCGACGGGGACACGCCCATCGCCGACGTCTTCTCCTGA
- a CDS encoding glycosyltransferase produces MPALRIALTVLHTSPVLQPGMGEAGGLNVYLLNTAQHLAADGHDVTLITRRDSPELPDSVELGPHLRLVYLSAGPEHPLAKADSEQLIEPFTAALDAWWEPVDIIHSHHWFAGAAAIPVAKKRGVPHIQSYHSVAAPVGEDWGAGEQPESPGRPVGERFIARESDRIVAVSRFEADTIIARYGADPERFSIVHPAVDAETFHPAPLDPTSYVVFAARLQPLKGVDLAIRALAEIPEAKRPRLVIAGEPASDFPGYTEQVRALVADLGLESFIDYRGSMGRDELARLLAGARMLLNPSHSETYGMINVEAAACGTPVVASHVGGMVDSVRDGESGYLIPSRDPVQWASAMERILDDPTLRERLGRSAREFALSRGWREAARELADVYRGEMS; encoded by the coding sequence ATGCCCGCTCTGCGGATCGCGCTCACTGTCCTGCATACGTCCCCGGTCCTCCAGCCGGGTATGGGGGAGGCGGGCGGGCTCAACGTCTATCTCCTCAACACCGCCCAGCACCTTGCTGCCGACGGCCACGACGTCACTCTCATCACCCGCAGAGACAGCCCTGAGCTCCCGGACTCCGTCGAGCTCGGCCCTCATCTGCGCCTCGTCTACCTGTCGGCAGGACCGGAGCATCCCCTGGCGAAGGCCGATTCGGAGCAGCTGATCGAGCCGTTCACGGCGGCGCTCGACGCATGGTGGGAGCCGGTCGATATCATCCACTCCCATCACTGGTTCGCGGGAGCGGCCGCGATCCCGGTCGCCAAGAAGAGGGGCGTCCCCCACATCCAGAGCTACCACTCCGTCGCGGCGCCGGTCGGTGAGGACTGGGGTGCGGGCGAACAGCCCGAGTCGCCCGGGAGGCCCGTCGGGGAGAGGTTCATCGCCCGCGAGTCCGACCGCATCGTCGCTGTCAGCCGCTTCGAGGCGGACACGATCATTGCCCGCTACGGAGCCGATCCCGAGCGCTTCTCGATCGTCCACCCCGCTGTCGATGCTGAGACTTTCCATCCCGCCCCACTCGATCCGACGTCCTACGTCGTCTTCGCGGCGCGGCTCCAGCCGCTCAAGGGCGTCGACCTCGCGATCAGGGCGCTTGCGGAGATCCCGGAGGCGAAGCGCCCTCGCCTCGTCATCGCCGGGGAGCCCGCCTCCGACTTCCCCGGATACACAGAGCAGGTGCGTGCCCTCGTCGCCGATCTCGGCCTCGAGTCCTTCATCGACTACCGGGGCTCGATGGGCAGGGATGAGCTGGCGCGGCTGCTCGCCGGGGCCCGCATGCTCCTCAACCCGAGCCATTCCGAGACATACGGGATGATCAACGTCGAGGCCGCCGCCTGCGGCACCCCGGTCGTCGCCTCACATGTGGGCGGAATGGTCGATTCCGTCCGCGATGGCGAGAGCGGCTACCTCATCCCCTCGCGGGATCCCGTGCAATGGGCGAGCGCCATGGAGAGAATTCTCGACGACCCCACGCTGCGCGAACGGCTCGGCCGTTCGGCCCGGGAGTTCGCGCTCAGTCGGGGATGGCGGGAAGCCGCCCGCGAATTGGCCGACGTCTACCGAGGGGAAATGTCATGA